The following proteins are co-located in the Xiphophorus maculatus strain JP 163 A chromosome 8, X_maculatus-5.0-male, whole genome shotgun sequence genome:
- the wdr41 gene encoding WD repeat-containing protein 41 yields MLRWILGGREAQNSVEKSPVLCIGEEQPKNCFTELQVLKGHFDIVRFLVQIDDFRFASAGDDGLVLVWNVESGERLQELRGHSQQITAISAFSCGDGFTSLLTASSDRSLSLWDPDTGNRVQTISDLQSSVKCLLVLERLSVWLSGGQELCVWDKDFQLLCHRQKHSDTGVAALVELPKNCVAAAVDKAIVIYRLTVSSDSSVLLDEVSRCSDHHDQIRALINVNDGMFASGSHSGELILWDSANFWNVAYEHILWEESHPSSQTEIRLAAPKPSEMSIQHLTSNGRLILAAVGSGLYVYDVVTKAVVAYRKAAHDSNVLHTMLLSDGELMSCSEDGSVRMWEVQDLPLAAEPASAGFFGMWTFGRSSKQPGPQSKKVLEIPNLRTLELTGDLIGHSGAVQMFLSFREKGLVTCSTDHLLILWKDGERQSRLRSQALFQKLEENGGL; encoded by the exons ATGCTGCGCTGGATTCTCGGAGGTCGGGAGGCGCAGAACTCGGTGGAG AAAAGCCCCGTGTTGTGCATCGGAGAGGAACAGCCCAAAAACTGCTTCACTGAGCTGCAGGTGCTGAAAGGACATTTTGACATCGTTCGATTTCTGGTGCAGATTGATGACTTCAG GTTTGCTTCGGCGGGGGACGACGGCCTGGTGCTGGTGTGGAACGTCGAG TCAGGAGAGCGGCTACAGGAGCTGAGAGGACACTCCCAGCAGATCACAGCCATCAGCGCCTTCTCCTGCGGCGACGGCTTCACGTCGCTCCTCACCGCCTCCTCAGACCGGAGCCTCAGT CTGTGGGATCCTGACACAGGAAACAGAGTGCAGACCATTTCAGACCTGCAGTCTTCGGTGAAG tgtttgCTGGTGCTGGAGCGGCTGTCTGTGTGGCTGTCCGGCGGGCAGGAGTTGTGCGTTTGGGACAAAGACTTCCAGCTGCTCTGTCACAGACAAAAGCACAGCGACACCG GAGTCGCTGCTCTGGTAGAACTGCCGAAGAACTGCGTGGCAGCCGCTGTGGATAAAGCGATAG TGATCTACAGATTGACCGTGTCATCAGATTCGTCTGTGTTGCTGGATGAGGTCTCGCGTTGTTCTGATCACCACGACCAGATCCGAGCTCTCATCAACGTCAACG ACGGGATGTTTGCCAGCGGCTCCCACTCGGGCGAGTTGATCCTGTGGGACTCGGCTAACTTTTGGAATGTGGCCTACGAGCACATCCTGTGGGAGGAGTCTCACCCCAGCAGCCAGACGGAAATCAGACTGGCCGCTCCCAAGCCCAGTGAGATGTCCATCCAGCACCTGACCTCCAATGGGAGG ctgaTCCTGGCGGCTGTGGGCAGTGGGCTGTATGTGTACGACGTTGTGACCAAAGCTGTGGTGGCCTACAGGAAGGCCGCACACGACTCCAATGTGCTGCACACCATGCTGCTGTCTGACGG tgaGCTGATGTCGTGCTCTGAAGACGGCAGCGTGAGGATGTGGGAGGTCCAAGATTTACCTTTGGCTGCTGAACCTGCATCTGCAg gATTCTTTGGTATGTGGACTTTTGGACGGTCGAGCAAACAGCCTGGTCCTCAGTCAAAGAAGGTCCTGGAAATTCCCAACCTGAGGACACTGGAGCTGACCGGAGATCTGATTGGACACTCGGGAGCGGTCCAG ATGTTCCTGAGCTTCAGGGAGAAGGGCTTGGTGACGTGCTCGACGGACCACCTGCTGATTCTGTGGAAGGACGGGGAGAGGCAGTCCCGGCTGCGCAGCCAGGCGCTGTTCCAGAAGCTGGAGGAGAACGGAGGACTCTGA